One region of Myxocyprinus asiaticus isolate MX2 ecotype Aquarium Trade chromosome 38, UBuf_Myxa_2, whole genome shotgun sequence genomic DNA includes:
- the wdr55 gene encoding WD repeat-containing protein 55: MATFTEHEDSPEQEEIAEEPKAPKIRETPEDIKQEAIVNTLAFHPNQDILAAGDIDGDIYLYSYSCTEGENKELWSSGHHLKSCRKVVFSGDGQKLFSVSKDKAIHIMDVEAGKLVTRIPKAHKMPINALLVVDENVFATGDDEGMLKVWDLRKGTSFMDLKHHEDYISEITVDQAKRTLLTSSGDGTMGVFNIKRRRFELLSEFQSGDLTSVSIMKRGRKVVCGSSEGTIYIFNWNGFGATSDRFALQAESVDCIVPITDSILCAASMDGVIRAISILPNRVVGSIGQHVGEPIEEIARSRDTRFLASCAHDQLIKFWDISSIPDMKVNDYRRRKKKDGFLKALSNKAFDTGQNFFAGLLDTNEKNGKGEEEEEEEEEEVEGDSDSGSD, from the exons ATGGCGACTTTCACAGAACACGAGGATTCGCCTGAACAA GAGGAGATTGCAGAAGAACCAAAAGCACCAAAGATACGAGAAACACCAGAGGACATCAAACAAGAGGCGATTGTCAACACACTTGCATTTCATCCCAACCAAGACATCCTTGCAGCTGGAGATATAGATGGAGATATATATCT ATATTCATACTCATGCACCGAAGGAGAAAACAAGGAGCTCTGGTCATCAGGACATCACCTCAAGTCCTGCAGGAAAGTGGTCTTCTCCGGTGATGGACAGA AATTGTTCAGTGTGTCTAAAGACAAAGCTATTCACATTATGGATGTGGAGGCTGGAAAACTGGTGACGCGCATCCCGAAAGCTCACAA GATGCCCATCAATGCTCTGCTGGTGGTCGATGAGAATGTATTTGCGACAGGAGATGATGAGGGCATGTTAAAGGTTTGGGACCTGAGGAAAGGAACATCGTTCATGGATCTGAAGCATCATGAGGATTATATCAGTGAGATTACTGTTGACCAGGCCAAGAGAACATTACTTACTTCCAG TGGTGATGGAACTATGGGTGTATTCAATATAAAGAGACGAAGATTTGAACTACTTTCTGAATTCCAAAGTGGAGATCTCACCTCTGTTTCCATAATGAAG CGAGGCCGTAAAGTTGTCTGCGGTTCCAGCGAGGGCACAATATACATTTTCAACTGGAATGGTTTTGGTGCCACCAGTGATCGTTTTGCACTTCAGGCGGAATCTGTGGATTGTATCGTTCCCATTACAGACAGTATACTGTGTGCTGCCTCTATGGATGGAGTAATCAG GGCAATAAGTATCTTACCCAACCGTGTGGTTGGCAGTATCGGACAACACGTCGGAGAGCCCATTGAGGAGATTGCCCGCTCTAGAGACACACGTTTCCTGGCTAGCTGTGCTCATGACCAGCTGATTAAGTTCTGGGACATCTCCAGCATTCCTgatatgaaagtgaatgattatcgacggagaaagaaaaaagatgggTTCCTCAAAGCTCTAAGTAATAAGGCTTTTGATACAGGACAAAATTTCTTTGCTGGACTTTTGGACACAAATGAGAAAAATGGTAAaggagaagaggaggaggaggaggaggaggaggaggtggaagGTGACAGCGACAGTGGAAGTGACTGA